In the genome of Hydractinia symbiolongicarpus strain clone_291-10 chromosome 5, HSymV2.1, whole genome shotgun sequence, one region contains:
- the LOC130644815 gene encoding 2,3-bisphosphoglycerate-independent phosphoglycerate mutase-like, protein MVSNKVCLVVIDGWGVSENVEGNAIHHAKTPVMDELCSGPGYTTLDASGLSVGLPAGLMGNSEVGHLNIGAGRVVYQDIVRINMTIKEKTLLQNEVFVKACERARDGNGRIHFLGLVSDGGVHSHIDHLLGMVELTKQLNVPKCFIQYFADGRDTRPTSGVSYVKQVQDRLKELSYGSIGTIMGRYYAMDRDKRHERIKIAFEGLTQGIGEKVSPEDAIKLMESRYSLEGDARQTDEFLKPIILNEEALIKDGDTLVFIDFRADRMRQIVEAVGIERHFDTAVVPQNLHIVCMTKYKAEFPFPVLFPPGEPKNVLAEVLATNKLKQYHCAETEKYAHVTFFFNGGREQQFDMEDRKLVPSPKVATYDLQPEMSAAGVGQAMVETIETEVYPFVMCNFAPPDMVGHTGKYEPAIAACEATDAAIGRIRDACTKHGYTLMVTADHGNAEQMISLQGGPHTAHTTNRVPFCVTGRKFAKFSHNAALCDVATTVLQEMGVALPEEMTGKPLLE, encoded by the exons ATGGTATCAAATAAAGTCTGTTTGGTTGTTATAGATGGCTGGGGTGTTTCAGAAAATGTTGAAG GTAATGCTATCCATCATGCAAAAACACCAGTCATGGATGAATTATGTAGTGGACCAGGCTACACCACGCTAGATGCCTCAGGTTTATCTGTTGGGCTACCTGCTGGTCTCATGGGAAATAGTGAAGTTGGTCATTTAAACATTGGAGCTGGTCGTGTTGTTTACCAG GATATTGTACGCATTAATATGACGATAAAAGAAAAAACGTTATTACAGAACGAGGTGTTTGTAAAAGCATGTGAGAGAGCACGAGATGGAAATGGCAGAATACATTTTCTTGGCTTG GTAAGTGATGGAGGAGTGCATTCGCATATTGATCATCTACTTGGTATGGTTGAACTTACAAAACAGTTGAATGTCCCGAAATGTTTTATTCAGTATTTTGCTGATGGTAGAGATACCAGACCAACGAGTGGGG TGAGTTATGTTAAACAAGTACAGGATAGGCTGAAGGAATTATCATATGGTAGTATCGGCACAATAATGGGACGTTATTATGCCATGGACCGTGACAAACGACATGAGCGTATAAAAATTGCCTTTGAAGGCCTTACGCAAGGAATAGGTGAAAAGGTTAGCCCAGAGGATGCCATTaag TTGATGGAGAGTCGGTATTCCTTAGAAGGAGATGCTAGACAAACCGATGAGTTTCTTAAAccaattattttaaatgaagaaGCTTTGATAAAag ATGGAGATACACTGGTATTTATTGACTTTAGAGCTGACAGAATGAGACAAATTGTAGAGGCTGTTGGTATTGAAAGGCATTTCGATACAGCAGTTGTACCACAAAATCTG CATATAGTATGCATGACAAAATACAAGGCTGAGTTTCCATTTCCTGTTTTATTTCCACCGGGTGAACCAAAGAATGTGTTGGCAGAAGTTCTTGCAACTAACAAGTTAAAACAGTACCACTGTGCAG AAACTGAAAAATATGCGCATGtgactttcttttttaatggcGGCAGAGAACAACAATTTGATATGGAGGATCGCAAACTTGTGCCTTCCCCAAAAGTTGCAACCTATGACTTACAGCCTGAGATGAGTGCTGCTGGTGTTGGACAAGCT ATGGTCGAAACAATCGAGACTGAAGTGTATCCTTTTGTTATGTGTAATTTTGCACCTCCAGACATGGTTGGTCACACTGGCAAATATGAGCCGGCTATTGCAGCATGTGAAGCAACTG ATGCTGCAATTGGGCGCATTCGAGATGCATGTACAAAGCATGGTTATACCTTAATGGTAACAGCTGATCATGGCAATGCCGAACAGATGATTAGTTTACAGGGTGGACCTCACACCGCTCATACAACTAATAGAG TACCGTTTTGTGTTACTGGTCGAAAATTTGCTAAATTTTCCCACAATGCAGCACTTTGTGATGTAGCTACTACTGTGTTGCAAGAAATGGGTGTGGCATTGCCAGAAGAAATGACTGGAAAACCATTACTCGAGTAA